The DNA window tcatcatcattagaGTTTAAAGTTGTTTATAAGTAGATTTGACTATTGCAACATGCACGCTAGAGAACTACATCAATTTATCTTATTAGAagacaattttaaaattttttagatctatttataatttttaaaatttatcataTCTGTTAAATTACGGATCTATAATTTTTAATGGATGTTTACAGCTATTAAGATAGTGATATAAATCAAATCATACTGGACAATCCCATCAATTCATTAATAAAATTTgctttttataaaaaaaattaattaattaaaatatcaataattttcttctttttttttcatgagTGAAAGGTTTTGAAACCAAAAACTCTTACTTATATTCCTTCTCCGTATCACCTCCAATCAATCCCTCCCTCTATCACGCAATCCACTCCTCCTTGAGTATATCAATTATGTAAGTCACAATTGACTTGTTGCATGATTCTTTTATTTGACAGTGAAGTACCAATTGCGACACTCGATTGGCATCGCATCAGCACCAAAGTTGCCGCTTGACCCCCACGAAagaaatataattaaaataaaatattgacAGCACCCGACCACGATCAAGAGCGACGCTAATCAAGTACAAGTGCACGAATATCTAATCTCCGAGTAATTCCAAGTCCTTGGGCTGATATCAAACCAACACATTATCGCTTACAAAGCCCAGTGTCATTGCTAATGCTATTGATCGGAATCCCAAGAAACTACAAGCAGCCAGCCTGGCTTCAAAGCCTGCCGACGAGATGAGATGCACAGATCATCGGTCCAACTAACAAAGCACAGCCCAGCCCAGCGAACTTGTCTTGTTATTTACTATGGATAACTCTTTTTCTTATATACTCTTAGCATACACACTAATAGGTCAGTTTAGATTAAATCACATAAgatgaattcaaatttgaaattttaatcatGCGCATGTGACATGTATCCATAGCTGCTAATGTTGAAAAATCACTGCAGTGTCAGTGTATAAAAAGTTAAtacatttattattattattatttatttatttatttcagtATTGGTTGTTGAACAAATTAGGGGGTGGCAAAGAAgaacaaaagaatatatatggatatatatatatatatataaaagtagCTATTTTAATTACAGTATTTTTCACTCCTATGTGGTATGCCTAATTGAAAAGAATTAAAGGGCTATGGGTCACTTGGGTTTTACCCATACTGAATCGTATTTGGATTATATTATGTGTTTgaaaattatctctaattttaaaataactttaaaaaaataactaattgtATCTTAACGATATTTgctttctatcaaattattacaatgattatattatatgtttaaaaattatctttaattttaaaataactaatcttatcttaataATATTTACTTTCTACCAAATTATTACATAGAAGTATAGTAAAATCACAATTAttgaacaaatttttaaaatttaataaataattgaacatgtaaaatacattaattttttaaaattaatatgaATGAACATATAGAACTATAgctaatttttatatttaaattattcatatttgtataaattcataataaattgaaaaaaaaaaagagagactgCGCTTAAAATTCTGGGAATGTATAAAAACAAGCAGCAGAAGCTTTCTTGTCAACATTAAACTAAACCTTAGTTGCAGAGTCGCTCCGTCAATCATTGTTCCTATTTCCATTTATACACGGCGTTCTGTGAAATGGAACCAGAACACAATAGCGTTCCAGATCGAAAATTTACTAACCTCTGGAGCATTACTGAAGACAACCCTTCTGAGTTGGAATTACATAAACCGTGCCACTAATTAATACAACCGATCAAATTCTGAGTGTTTTAATAGGAGTACAGCCTCTGGCCTCAGAAGCTCTGTCACCATTGCATTATCCTATacgctgctgctgctgctgccaaACTATACCATCACTCACGGCAGGCATTCCCTCACTCGAAGTTGAACATCTGATCTGATCGTTTCCTTTTTGGGGTTGAAGATGGATAAAGCACAGGTACTAGTAGCAGTAAAATATGAACACCGTTAGTCGTCCGGTCCCATTTATTTAGTATTTACAAAAGTAACACGAGAGTCGAGAGAAACGCCATCATTATGCTCGCAGTTCCCCTTCTGCTCATTTTAGACCTCTTCATCTCATTTTTCTCACTGCTGCCTAATATACTATGTGGACCATCTGCTTTCCACttcttttaatcatttttcCTCTCAGTTTTTGCAGGACCAAGCAAAGAGCGTCCAGTTTCACTCATCAACAGCGTAACAGCACAAGTCAAAACTACAGTGGGTGAGTGAGCTCTATACAATTTAATGTGCTGATTGATGACAATTATTTTTTAATGTCACTTACATCCCAAGATATGCtgttcttttatttattattctttgttgtcttcctcttgtttttgtttttgtttttgtttttgaaagagAATGAACTTTTGCTACATGACacataaaattaattagtcCCTACAACTGATCGATCGAGGAAAGCTGATCTCTCTATAATTTGTCTTCCTCCAATGTAACAGACTTTTGGGAAGCATTACATGACAGTAAACAAAAGTTCAAATCCTGACATTCTCTgtaaatatttttcaatcacttttttaattttttttttaattacttttttaattTCACGTACATCAAATTACAAGGGAAAAAAAGTGCTACGCGAAATCTTTAAAAGCAATTttgccaaataattttcaatccaaacacGCTGAATTTGCTCACCACTAGATCATTAATAGAATTTAAAAGATTGAGTGCTCCGCCTTTTTCATCACATGATTTCTTACTGCACGCTACGAATCCACAACAAGAAGAGCAAGGATCTAAAGAAAACTAGAGAGAAGAGAATTAACATTACATTGACCTTGTTGCTGAAAAGGTTATTCTTGTTCATAACTACTTGCGCTCCAGTTCCTGATGGCCTGTAACACTGCCTGTTTAACCACCTGGGCATCTATGTTATCCTCTTGCCCTTCGTTctaggaaaaaagaagaaattttctttcattttcacatGCATCAATCTCAACGAATTCAACTTTCATATCCAATTCAAAATGCAACCAACTTGTCTTATGCAAGTTAGTTATCAAAAGAAATGTAAAATCTCCTTTTCTGAGGTGTAAGTCGAGGGCTCAAGCACAATGCAGTGCAGTTggaaaaaaatcttaaaaaatgtgtcaaaacaCCCCTCTCTGATCTAGATGTAGATGTGTTTGTCTAGACCCAACACAATCCAATGCACGTACAATATATGTATAGTGAAAAAAAGGCCAAAATaacggggggaaaaaaaaaagaaggccaAAGTACTGCACTAAAaaaatcccccccccccccccccctccaaaaataaaaaaagagactACATTTAACGCAGTGTGAGGATTTTAGAGCAAGTGAAACAACGCATAGGTCACCGCCTACATATTGTGAACCACTCATCATCCGTAGAGAAGCCGAAATGTGTGGCCAAATGATGAGGCATAATGCATGATTCACAGCTGCACGTGAGTGATGTTTGAACAACAAAAGTGCGAGATTGGAAAACACATTAATCACAACAGCAAAAGTAATGACTTAAAAAAACTGATGATGTAATTAAAGTTGCTGCAACGTACAGAGATGAAAAGAAGGGAATTTTCTTACTTCACTAACGGCCTCGAGGCGGAAATTATCCGAGCAAGAAACCTTAGCATCCAATACTTCCAGACCTAGCTCCTCGAAGGCTTCCAGAATGGATACCAGCAGGCCAGGGCAGTTCTTTTCTGAAAACACGTTAATCTGAAATCCCTTTTCTAGGGTTTCCACGGTTACCTGATGGATGATCAAAACCCACGAACAAGTGGCCGGAACAAATTAGCTACTCAATTCGGTGGGGAGAAAACAAACAGATGACTCTCATTGAACTGATGACATGAAAAGTACTTGTACCGCGGGTAATGCGTTTGGGTCACCTGATGATATTTGTGAAGTTGCTGCAACATCTTGATATTTCTTTTCTACTCTTTCCTTCAACTCTTTTATGTACCTCGAAGCATCAACTATGATGGATGCTGTATTCACCTGCCAATTACAAATTCTCGATTCAATTAATGAAAGACGAATTGGAATTTTGAACGCGGAAGGATGGTCAGGAGTActattcaaatttcaaataaagGGTATGTGCAGAGGCTACTTCGTCTTGCCTAGCTCAACCTAAAAAATAATGGCGGCTCTCAGCTGATCAGCTGGGTTCCAATCCAGACCATTAACAATAAGTTCAACTAACGACTACAACtgaagaaaatattaatacatggCATCTTAATTAACAAGTTAAACTCATAGCATGAACAGCGCTTCCATCACATTCTTATGCTATTAGTCCACATTAATCTACCacgagatttttttttttcttttaactttAAATCCTTCCTGTCCCCAAAACCCCcggaaaaaagaaacagaagagAACAAAAACAAGAGATTCTCCGTCAGCTGGATTTCCACTCTATGCCAAAATTGCCAGCATAAGATGATGCCTCTCTGTCCGGAGAACCACCCAATAATTATAATGATTATCGAAGTaagtgaaaaaagaagaaaagaagaaagtgaGTAATGATGAGTTGTTCAATTTATTCATTTGCTGATCTTGATCACGTCGAATTGCATATAAATGTAGTTCATGAATAAACAACCAAAATAGGACAACAAGTTCCATGCTATAGTGTAGttttttctatcttttttttcttaacaaatgCTGTAGTACTCTTAATACTGCACATCGAATGCATAGAAATTCAAAAACTGATCAGACGAACCCAGAATTTGACAAACTGTAGAAAGTATAGTTTTACCGCGGTGGAGTTAGTTACAGAACGAAGTTGCTGCAACTTTCCATGTAAGGCTGCTTTCTTTCGTTCGCTGGAGCCACTcatgcttcttcttcttcttcctcccgaTCTTTTACCTTTCAACCCACCCTCTTATTTTTCTGTCTTTGTCAGATATACAGCGTGCTGCTTGGGTCTTGAAAATGAGATGGAGGCTTTTTTTAAAGGGAAAGAAGAGCTCTCAAAACCTACACCGTCTCTCTTTGTTTGTTTCCTGCATGATGAGTACCTCAAAGGTTCACAAGCACCACCCACGTTTTTGGCTCAATTCATTTTACCAGTACTGCGTACACACCACTCATCTATACTGTATGTAGAATGCGGCAAATAGTGATATATAGTTCTGAGTGACAACTTTGTCCCTCATATTTCCTCACTCTTAGTACTAGTAGTATAAAGCCTCAGTGGTCAGCGGCCAGGTGATCCCAGAATGAATCCATTGTCGTTACTCTCTTACTTAGCCTTTCTCCTTGAAATGCTACTGGAATTTACCCAAATTTAATACCCCAATCCCCATTTTTGCCACTTCTTCTACTtcgcttctttttttttttcttcccctcttattctatttttacttttttttttaattacaatTTATTACGTGCGCGTTTACCTACTATTGCATGTATGTTTGTGTATTAAACTGCCGGCATTTATAAGTGTCCGCCAATAACTGGCCGCTCTGATTCCCTGTGATTGCTCTACCGCAAGCAACGCACACGGTCAGAACTCAGAAGGGTGTTAGAAACCCCTGTCGTTTTCGTCTTTAGATTAGAAGCCGCAGTCAAAACTTGACCGCAACTAATCCTCGTGTTCAAGACTTGACTGCAACCCCCTTTTAAAGTGGAACCTCTTTCCCGCTCTGATTTCCTGCTTGGAAAGTGCTAACTAATGCAAGGAAAACAAGTACTGCTAACAAACTACACTGGCTTTACAGATTCCAGCAGATATCATGAATCAGGTGACTTGTTCGTGCATAATAGCCTATGTGTATAGTTCGCTTCTAGAACTGTATCCATAAGTTGAAGGGAGCAAAAtttagttttccattttatagTTAAGAGTGAAAAAGTTAGTTTTCTAAGTTTTCTTACACTACAGGCGCCATAACTAGTTACTTtacccttttcttttctatctctCATCCATCAAAAAGATAGGATTTCAGTTtcagaataaaacaaaataattaccATAGGGTTTGAGATAAGCCAGGCTCGACGATGCTGTATCAATTGACAAACGTTGATGTCCCTTACCACTCTAAAATAGGAGTGTTAGCTGAATTTGAGTGCGTAGTTGAGAATGTTGCAATAGACTTTTTCCTTTTGCCTCTATTCTCTTCCTATCATAAGAAACATTGAATTTTTCATGCGAAGCTTTCATTTTTTGGCCTCGCATCTCCAAAATGGAAATTGCATATATTtcctttaaaataaaaattccctAAAATGTTATCCTTATTATAATTAAAACATAATGTCATAGACTACATAAATCCGAGACACACATTCAATATATCAGTCCACTTCAACTTGCACCCTTTTATGCAACACAGGGAGTTAAGACGTCCGAATTAGGTATTAGGGTCATCTTTGTTCAATGGAACCTTTCTCCTCCTTGGTTTGATATTTTACAACAAAACTTCTGAATATATAATTGATAAAGGCATAATGTTGCATTGGGGTAAATATACTGAACATGTAAGTGCTTGACTGCTCAACTTCTAAATCATCAGACATGACCACAAATTCTGCACAATACCAAACAAGGGTAAAGACATGGTGCAAAATTCCCATCTCAGCTCCTTGTCTAGCTACTAAAAGTCTATTGATACCGTATATGGAAATCGGGTAGTATCAAGTTTTGACACGCCATAAGTCGCAGGCgtaaaaaagaattaaacaTATTAATTAATTGGGAGCCAGGGATGATTACGTACTGCGCGTAATGTAAATGTTATAGTCCATGAAACTTGAAATAGACGGACTGATCACATGCCCACTAATTAAATTGACTAGTATGCTTGCACTTTGGattctttttttcatttaaaatttttctattttgggTCGGGGAAGGGGTATTGGAGTATACATACAATTACGACTAGTTGCTTGTGGAGGGGAAATTAATGGGACATTTTGATGAAATGAGATAGAAAATGATGATGTGTTAGGCGCAGTATTATATGGAACAGTACTGTATATGGCTTACGTACAAACCATGGAAGGAGAGCATAAATGAAGACGAGAGAGAGTGGGGGAGAGAGGGGGTTTGGGTGCATGAAGACGACTCAAGAGATCCGGATCCCCCCGTGAGAGAGGTGTTTTGCACTTTGCAGGCATGCATTGACAGCTAGTATATACTACTACTAGTAATGCTTTcaataatttttctttcctGCAAAATCAATCCAAGACGCATTATCAGCTCGCCTCCACCGCTGTTGCTGTATCTTCCCTCCTTTTCATTGTTTATTATCACTATTTTAGTGTGTTGATATAGAGACAGACCACTCACGGGGCTTTGACACAAAATTGCTACATCCAAAAGTACGAAGCATATAGTACTACCGCACTTTAGTAGGTCGAAGATTAAGGATGTACGTACTacatgtttttcctttttcttctcttcttctttgaTGCATAATTATTAATTAGCATATATACATGCATGCACAACTAATTAATTACACACATACGGGTTCCAATTCAACGAATTCATTCCGGGTTGGTTAATTTCATTGCAGCCATTGAATAGGCAGTTCCTAATTAATTAGTATTACACTAACCCGCCCCAGTCAAAACTTTGAGAGCACTATTGCACACCCCTAATCAAAGGGAACAAGGGAGTTGGATGGATCAATCAAGTCTGTGACGGCAAGTCAAATGATGTCTAATTAATAAAGCTGCATGCTGCTCAAATTAGACTCTCTATATATCCGTAATGCCGACACGATGACGATGACGATGTTTAACATAATATTATGTTCAGGGTCATGTGATCGAAATACATGGTACTGGTATTATTCTATATCCTCAATTAGGTCAATATGTTACTGCATGCACGCCCGCTAGCTATATCATATGTGCAGTTGCTCCCTCACTTCTCAAGCAGCTAAGACCCGACGACCACTTTTGGCACTCGCTCGCTAAAAAGAGTATGTAATATTTACGTACGTCTCAAGGCTCTTATTTATTTTACTTCCAAATCGCCAGTCTTGGTGCTGCCAAAATGTCAATCATGTGTCATTGACATGCATCACCCGGATCTTGGTTGCCCGGATCCGGTGAACATTCTAATGCATTCTGTATACGGAGAAGATGGATAGACGCGTATCTATTAGTTAGTACTAGCTCCAATTGTTGGCCTGGGCAGAGTGGTTAATGGCTACTTAAATTTTTCATACGAGAGGTCGAATGTTTTGCTTTTGCCAGCCAAAAATAACGTAATTATCATTGACAACTGTATTGCACCATTCCTAATAGTAGTATTAGCTGCCCACTAATTAATCCTTTCTGTTTGGATAGTACGTACtacaaaaataatatatataggAGATTCCCGCTTTGAATTACTACGTACCATAAACTACGTACGGAATTTCTTTCCAAGTACCATTTCATAAATCAGATAATTAATTAGTGAACTTGATCAGATTATTAATTAGCCTGGTCTCATATCCCCGCGCTAGAAACCaccaaattaaattaaattaaattaaatcccTTGTATTTTTTTCCCGCTTTTTGGTTTAATT is part of the Coffea eugenioides isolate CCC68of chromosome 6, Ceug_1.0, whole genome shotgun sequence genome and encodes:
- the LOC113775174 gene encoding transcription factor bHLH61-like isoform X1 gives rise to the protein MSGSSERKKAALHGKLQQLRSVTNSTAVNTASIIVDASRYIKELKERVEKKYQDVAATSQISSGDPNALPAVTVETLEKGFQINVFSEKNCPGLLVSILEAFEELGLEVLDAKVSCSDNFRLEAVSENEGQEDNIDAQVVKQAVLQAIRNWSASSYEQE
- the LOC113775174 gene encoding transcription factor bHLH61-like isoform X2, translating into MSGSSERKKAALHGKLQQLRSVTNSTAVNTASIIVDASRYIKELKERVEKKYQDVAATSQISSGDPNALPAVTVETLEKGFQINVFSEKNCPGLLVSILEAFEELGLEVLDAKVSCSDNFRLEAVSEL